In Streptomyces sclerotialus, the DNA window TTGAAGCCCGGCACCACGCCCGAGCAGCTCGAAGACGCCCTCGCCAGCCTGCGCAACCAGGGCGAGGTCATCCCCTCCGTACGGTCCTTCCTCGTCGGCCGCGACCACGGCGGTGCGTACGAGTGGGGCGCCACCTTCCAGATGGACGACCTCGAGGGCTACTGGGAATACCTCATCCACCCCGCCCACCGCCGCACCGACGAGATCGGACTGCCGCTGGTCGACAAGTTCGTGTCGTTCGACATCACCGACGACCCGGACCCCAGGACCGGCACGAAGATCGCCGAACTGCACCAGCGCCGCTACGACGCCGACCCCGGCCTCACCGAACTCGTCTCCAACCTCAACCAGTACGAAGGCAGCGCCGCCCCCGGCCCCCACGCCGCCTGACGCCCGTCCGGGAGGCGGGGCGGCGGCCCGTCACCGCCGCCGCCCCGCCTCCCGGCGAGTGCCGCTGACGGCGGACGAGGGCAGTTCCCCGCTGACCCGGGTTCGTCGGCAGCGCGCCACCTGCGCCGCCGGGCAGATGTCCGGGGCCCGTGTGGAGGGCTGGAGAAGCCCGGCACGATTCGGGACCCGGCCGGTTTCCGGCCTGCCGGAATACGCCCTCTGCGTTCAGGGGTTGGGAGTGACGCCCAAGGAACACCCCAAGGCACCCCAGGGGCACCCGCCCCTGGGACGCACGGCACGCCCCGGGGGCGCCCCCCTCACGGGCTGGCGAAGGACAGGTGAGAGATGAAAGCCGTCATCCGGACAGCTCCCGGTGGCCCCGAAGTGCTCCAGTTCGTCGAGCGTCCGCTCCCCGTCCCCGGCCCCGGTGAGGTGCGGGTCCGGGTGCACGTCTCGGGCCTCAATCCCACCGACTGGCGCAGCCGCCGACGCGCGCTGCCGCCCGGCGTGGACGAGCAGGTGCCCCACCAGGACGGTGCCGGGGTGATCGACGCCGTCGGGCCGCAGGTCGATCCGGCGCGGATCGGACAGCGGGTGTGGATCTGGGAAGCTGCGTGGGAGCGGCCCTGGGGAACGGCCCAGGAGTACACGCTCGTCCCCGACCCGCATGCCGTCGCCCTGCCCGACCACGCCCCGTTCGCACTCGGCGCGGCCCTGGGCATCCCGGCGCTGACGGCGCACCGCGCGCTGACCGTCCACGACGGCGGCCCAGGACGTCTCGCACCCGGCGCTCTGCACGGCACGACCGTGCTGGTGGCGGGCGGTGCGGGGGCGGTCGGCAACGCGGCGGTGCAGCTCGCGCGCTGGGCCGGTGCGCGCGTGGTCACCACGGTCAGTAGTCCGGCGA includes these proteins:
- a CDS encoding Dabb family protein, whose protein sequence is MIHHCIRFTLKPGTTPEQLEDALASLRNQGEVIPSVRSFLVGRDHGGAYEWGATFQMDDLEGYWEYLIHPAHRRTDEIGLPLVDKFVSFDITDDPDPRTGTKIAELHQRRYDADPGLTELVSNLNQYEGSAAPGPHAA
- a CDS encoding NADPH:quinone reductase, which gives rise to MKAVIRTAPGGPEVLQFVERPLPVPGPGEVRVRVHVSGLNPTDWRSRRRALPPGVDEQVPHQDGAGVIDAVGPQVDPARIGQRVWIWEAAWERPWGTAQEYTLVPDPHAVALPDHAPFALGAALGIPALTAHRALTVHDGGPGRLAPGALHGTTVLVAGGAGAVGNAAVQLARWAGARVVTTVSSPAKAALARAAGAHRVVDYRTQDAGAEILSFAPAGVDIVVEAAPGANAALDLAVAAQGAVIAYYSGGENEELSVPVLSSLSANLRWQSVFVYTVPYAAKQQALADVTAAVDAGALRVGEDAGLPLHRFTLEHAADAHAALEQGVVGKVLLDVA